ATCTAACACCAAACTCTATGCCAGCACTTGCGCAATATTTTGGAATGAAAGATCACACTTCAGTCAGTCATGCTATGAAAAAAATAAATGAAATTATGCAAAAAGATGAAAATTTTAAAGTTCAAATAGAGGAGCTTACTAACAAAATAAAGCATCAACAGTGAAAATTTGTGAAAAAAACGAATTTATCAAATATTTTCAGAAAGCCCGTTTTTTAGAAACTAACGAACCTTTTTCACAAATTCAGCAAAAACTACTACTATTTCTAAAATATTTAATAAATATATAGGCATTTTTTATATAAAATTGATAAAGCAAACCCAAAGGAGAAATTATGAAGATCTCTGTCCAAAAAAGTATACTAGAGCAGGTTTTGAGTCAACTACAACCTTTTTTAGAAAAAAAAGATACGAGTCAAATAACTTCGCACGTCTATATTGAAACAGATGGAACAAACATTACACTAAAAGCCACAGACTATGAAATAGGTCTCAAAACAAAAATTGAAGATGTAGATATTAAAGAAGAAGGAAAAGCAACGGCTAATGGAAAAAAACTCTTAGATATTGTAAGAATCCTAAAAGATGAAGAAATAGTTTTAGAACAAAAAGAAGACACACTCTTTATAAAACAGGGACATTCAAAATTCAAATTGCCTATATTTGATCCGCTAGAGTATCCAATCTTCCCACAAATAGACAATAAACCAAATATATCGATTAACAGCGTAGAATTTGTTACATCTCTAAAAAAAGTAACACCGGCAATTGATACTAATAACCCTAAATTTGAACTTAATGGAGCTTTGATAGATATAAAAGAGGAGTTCATAAATATAGTAGCTACAGATACTAGAAGACTAGCTCTTGTAAAAATTCAAAACTCACCTAAAACAACTTTAGCTTTAATAATTCCTAAAAAAGCTATATTAGAAATTCAAAAACTCTTTTTAGAAGATATAAATATATTTTATGACGAAACAAATCTTATAATAAAATCTGGAAACTACCTCTTTTTTACAAAACTTATAAACGGAAAATTTCCAGATTACGAAAGAATTGTCCCTAAAGATCTTAGATTTCAATTAAACTTACCAAAAGATAAAATGGTAGAAGCGATTAAACAGATAACTACCATATCCAACGAAATAAAACTTACATTTTTAAAAGATAGAATCATCTTTAAAAGTCTAAGTGAAGAAAACATTGAAGCACAAACAGAAATAGAGGTTGAAACTCCTTTTGAAGAAAAATTTGTAATGGCAATAAACAGTAGATATCTTTTGGATTTCTTAGCAAACATAGAAGGCAATGAGTTTCAAATGGGGCTAAATGAACCAGAACTTCCATTCTTACTTAAAAACGATAACTTCCTTACTATAATAATGCCTATCGTAATCTAATCGATAATTTAACAAAAAAAAGATATAATCTATAAATTTTATAAGAGGGCTTTCCCTCTATTTTCTCAAAGAGGTAAACAATGGAAAAAAATTACGGTGCCGAGAAGATAAAAGTTTTAAAAGGTCTAGAAGCGGTCAGAAAAAGACCGGGAATGTATATCGGTGATACAAATATAAACGGATTACATCACCTCATCTATGAAGTTGTCGATAACTCCATAGATGAGGCAATGGCTGGATATTGTAGCAAAATAGACATAACTCTTACAAAAAACGGAAGTGCAATTATTAGCGATAATGGTAGAGGAATTCCAGTAGATATCCACCCTACTGAAAAAATACCAGCAGCAACTGTTGTTTTAACAGTTCTTCACGCCGGCGGGAAATTTGAAAAAGAGGCTTATAAAGTCAGTGGTGGTCTTCACGGTGTGGGAGTATCAGTAGTTAATGCCCTTTCAAAAAAACTCATAATGACAATAAAACGTGACGGTAAAATTCACAGACAAGAGTTTGAAAAAGGAATCCCTATAACTGATCTGATAGTTATTGGCGAAACTAATAGAACGGGAACAACTATAGAATTTTGGCCAGATGAAGATATTTTCGAAACTGTTGAGTTTAGATACGATATTTTAGCTAAAAGATTTAGAGAACTAGCATACCTAAATCCCAATATCACAATAACTTTCAAAGATGAGAGAGAAGATAAAAAAGAGGTTTACCATTTTGAAGGCGGATTAAAACAGTTTGTTGAGGATTTGAACAGAAAAACTTCTATAACTAAACCTTTTTTTATAAATGAAAAGATAGAAGATATCGAAGTAGATATCGCTCTTTTGTATAATGATGGATACGATGAAAAGGTTTTAAGTTTTGTAAACAACATCAGAACTCCAGAAGGAGGAACACACGAGAGCGGATTTAGAGCCGGACTTACAAGAGCGATTTCTAACTATATAGCCCAAAATGCAGGCGCTAAAGAGAAGAGTGTAAAAATAACGGGTGACGACGTAAGAGAAGGGCTTGTATCAGTTATAAGTGTCAAGGTTCCAGAACCTCAGTTTGAGGGTCAAACTAAAGGAAAACTTGGTTCAAGTTATGTTAGACCACTTGTTCAAAAGCTTACATATGAAAAACTTGTAAAATATTTTGAAGAGAACCCTATAGAAGCTAAAACTATTATGAATAAAGCTTTAGCGGCTGCTAGAGGAAGAGAAGCGGCTAAAAAAGCTAGAGAGCTGGTTCGACGCAAAGATGCGATGAGTGTTGGGACGCTTCCTGGAAAGCTGGCTGATTGTCAAAGTAAAGATCCTGCTTTTAGTGAACTTTACCTAGTAGAGGGAGATAGTGCTGGAGGAAGTGCAAAACAAGGACGTGATAGAGTTTTTCAAGCAATATTGCCTTTAAAAGGAAAAATATTAAATGTAGAAAAAGCAAGACTGGATAAGATTTTAAAGTCTGATGAGATTAAAAATATGATAACCGCTCTTGGTTGTGGAATAGGTGAAGAGTTTGACGAGAATAAACTAAGATATCATAAAATCATTATAATGACCGATGCTGACGTTGATGGAAGCCATATTCAAACACTTCTTTTAACCTTTTTCTTTAGATTTTTAAAACCTATTGTAGAAAAAGGTTATCTTTACATAGCTCAACCTCCACTTTACAGATATAAAAAAGGTAAAAAAGAGGTCTATCTAAAAGATGATACGGAACTAAACCAATTTCTGATCGAAAACGGTATAGATTCTTTAGAAGTAGAAGGTATTGGGAAGTATGACCTTATAGACTTTTTTAATCTAGTTGCACACTATAGAATGATCTTAAAAGAGATAGAAAAGAGATACTCTTTGATAGAAGTGGTAAGATATCTTATAGAGCATAAAGATCTTTTGGCTTTGGAAAATGAAAAACTCTTTGAAAATATAAAGGAGTATCTCTCAACTTTAGATTTCAATATCTTATCTTCAGATATTGATAATGAAAAAATTCATTTATATGTTCAAACCGATGAGGGTTTGGAAGAGATTATTATAGATGATGAACTTTTTACCAATCCCTTTTATGTAGAAGCTGTATATATCCATGAAAAGATTGAAGAGAGAATTCCGGAGTCTTTAAAAGATAAAGACATTATAAAAGTTTTGGAAGATGTGGAAAAAAATGCCAAAAAAGGTGCATATATTCAACGATATAAAGGTCTGGGAGAGATGAACCCAGAACAACTCTGGGAGACAACAATGAACCCGGAAAATAGAAGACTTCTTAGAGTTACAGTAGAAAATGCAGAGACTGCAAGTGATGTGTTTAACCTATTTATGGGAGATGAGGTAGAACCAAGGAAAAAATATATCGAAGAACATGCTAAAGATGTAAAACATTTGGATGTTTGATGCTCTATTCTCAAGAGATTGAAAGGGATGCGAGATTTAAGCTTGCACTTAGGATAGGTATCCCTATCCTCGTTTTGGTTTCAGTTATAATATTTGTAATATTTAAAGACGGAAGATTTAATCTTTTTAACCTCTCTTTACTATTATTGACAATTTTTTCTTCGATATATTTTATTTTTTTTATGATTTATGAGGGACTTTCTCAAAAAATCACAGATCCAATTTCCAAAGCTTTTAATAGAGAGACTATACTAAAATATTTACAAAAAGATCTATCCACAAAAGATCCGTATAGCATAATCTTGATATCTATAGATAATTTAACCGATATAAACGAAAGATATGGTATAGAAAAGGGTGATAAGGTTTTAGAAAAATTTGCCGAAATAATTGACAACTATTTTAAAAAGAGATATGGCAAAGTTCCTATAGGACACTATAAAGGCGGAGAATTTCTAATAGGAGTACAAAATGTCCAAGAAAGTATAAAATTTTTTTTAGACGAATTTATAAAAAGATACGATAGAACAAAAATAGATGATATAGATATAAAGATTTTTGCAACCTTGACGGATAAAAACTATAGTAAAGATATAAAAAAAGTAGTAGAGTATCTATATCAGTTATATACGGATTATCAGTATATACCAAAATCAAAAAGAGTTTTAATAGCACAAAAGAAAAATATAGAAGCCAATAAATTTGAAAAATTTATAATAGATACAGTTGAAAATAAAAGTCTCTCTATAAGATTTCAACCATCTTTTAATCTGAAAACTTTGAGATTTGATCTTATTGAGATAATTGTAAAACTTATCGACAAAGATGGTTCTATCATACATCCTAGCCAATTTATCCCCGTTATTAATAGACTTGGATTTGAAAAGAGATTTGATCAGATTTTAATAGAGAAAGTATTAAAGACTATAGAAGAAGATAAATTGCCTAAAAATATATATTATAGTTTTAATTTATCCCCTTTTTCTATTAGAGATAAAAAATTTACTGAAGATATAAAAAAGATTTTCAGTAAATTTGATGTTCCAAAAAACTCTATAGTAATAGAACTTTTTGAAAATAGACTCTATAAAGATATAGATTATTACAAGCATGTTTTAGATATATATAAAAAGATGGGATTTAAAATATCTTTTGATAATTTTGGTTCACTAAATGCTTCATTTGAATATATAAAAGAGATAGAAGTTGATTTTATACACTTTGACAAATATTATACGAAAATGATAAAAGATAAGATATATCATAATCTTTTAAAAAGTTGGGTGAATTTTTTTGAAGAGATAGGTACTAAAACGGTTATTAAATTTATAGATGATAAGAATATGATAGAACTTTTTAAAAATATAGGTGTTGATTATATTCAAGGATATGCTGTTGCAAATCCTCTTTCATCAGAAGAACTAAAAAGATTTTTGGAGGATAAGTATGAAATACGGTGAAAAAGAGATTAAAGAGTTTGAACCTAAAAAAGATCTTGAAATTTGGCCTAATAAACATAAAAAAAATTACAAAATAAGCATAACATTACCCGAATTTACTTGTCTTTGTCCAAGAAGCGGCTATCCAGACTTTGCAACTATTTATCTAGAGTATATTCCTGATGAGTGGGTAGTGGAGTTAAAAGCAATAAAACTATATATCAACTCTTTTAGAGATAGATACATCTCTCATGAAGATAGCGCAAATGAGATTTTTGATACTCTTTTTGATAAGATAAAACCAAAATGGATGAAAATTACAGCTGATTTTAATCCAAGAGGAAACGTTCATACCGTTATAGAGATAGATAGTGATAAAATAGAAAAAATAAAATAGATTTTAATTTAAAATGATTATAATGTATTAAATATTTTTTGCTTTTTATTTTAAAGGTTTTGAATGATTAAAAATATAGTTGTTTTTATATTTTTAATTACGTTTATTTTTGCAGACAGTGATTTAAATATTGAAGAAGATTTTTTAAAAACTTTAAATGAAATTAGTGAGATAGCTACAAAAGAGAAACTAAATATAGACAAAACTCCTTCTACTGTTACGGTTATAAGAAGAGATGTTATTTTAAAAAGCGGGGCTAAAAATCTGTTTGAAATATTGGATTTGGTTCCCGGCATAGAAACTTCAATGAGTTCAAGCGGAAAAAAACAGATTATTGTTAGAGGAAATAAAAGCAAATATAGAGATAAAATAAAACTTCTAATTAACGGTATTGACGTGACAAATAATCTTTATAGCAATCAGTTTTATTATTACAATTTTCCCGCTTTTTTAATTAAAAGAATAGAAATAGCAAAAACTCCAGATTCTATACTTTACGGAAGTAACGCATTTATGGGTGTAATAAACGTAATTACGCTTGATGAAGATGAAAAATCAAGTTTTTTTATAGATACTTCCGATAAAAAGAGATATCAACTCTCTCTGTTTGAAAAAATTGATTTTGATGATAATCCGCTTTTGTTGGATATGCACTATTACTATTCAAAACCTAAAATTTTATCTGATAAGACTGTAAAAGTGGATCTTTATACGCATGATTTTTCAATTTTTAGAGATGAACAAGTTGCCGATACTTTAGAAAAAAATTTCGGAATTGGTTTATTATGTAAGAAAGAAAATTTAACATTGGATTATAGATTGCAATATTATGAAAAAGGCAGTTTTTTTGGAATTTCAAATATTCCTTCGTTAAAAGATGATAAAAAAGTCAAATTTACTCATCAATATCTGGTTTTTAAACATAAAAACATAAAAAACGATAATTTAAAAATTTATATTGAGGGAGGTATAAAAAATTATATATGGAAAGGCGAATATAGAACTATGCCTTATGATTTGAACCCTTCTTATGATCCTGAAAAAGATTTGATAGTTGGTGGAAAAATCGACGAGCTTGAATATTTTTTAAAATCTGATTTGAAATATTTAAATCAAAATCACAATGTAACTCTTGGATTTTTATTAAAGTATGCTAAACCTAGAGATTCATACTATATACAGTATGTAGAATATTTCGGCGATATAAAAAATCAATATAATTTAGGACCGTATGGAGAACATTTAAGAGGTGATTTAAATGTTTTAAAAGAGGGAATCGATAGAAAAATATTTGCTTTATATTTAGAAGATTTATATGAAATCAACAAAAAATTTTCTTTAATTAGCGGTATTAGATTTGATAAATTTAGTGATTTTGGTTCAAATTATTCATATAAACTTGGTTCGGTTTATAATTTAGACAAAAAAAACAGTTTTAAAATGATGTATAACCACTCTTTTAGAGCGCCTTCATGGGTAGAGTTGTATTCAAATGCATATTTTGAATTTAGAGGAAACGACTCTTTAAAACAAGAAAAAATTGATGTGATAGAGTTTGATTTTATTCACAGATTTTCAGAACGTGATATTTTAAAACTTAACATATACTATCAAAAAAACATAGACTCAATTCAAAGAGTTTATGATGAAACAAGAGGAAAACAGTATTATGACAATATAGGAAATATAGAAGGAAAAGGTGTTGAGTTTAGTTATAAGAAAGTTATTAATGAAAACTCAAATTTTTACGGAAGTTTTAGTTATAACCATATAAATACTCCATTAAATCTAGGTTTAAATGGAACAAGAGAATATTTAGTAAAAGGTTATTTAGATTATGAAATAACGGATAATTTAAACTCATTTACGCTGATAAAATATGGTAGTGAGATTGAAACACCAGATATTATAAAAAATATAGAATCATATACAACGGTAGATCAAATTTTTACATATAAAAAGAAAAATATTACTCTTCAATTGGGCGTAAAAAATGTATTTAATCAGAAAAAATATTACTGGATTGAACCAACTGACATTGTTGCAAACAGATATATGTTTGTTCCTTTAAATGCTCGTATTCCAGATGTAGGAAGAGAGCTTTTTGTCTCATTTTCAAAGAGTTGGTAATGAAAAAAATAGTTGTTTTTTTAATACCCATTTTGTTGTTAGCTAACAGTTTAGATAAAAAGATTGTGGAGCTTGAATCTAAAATATACCCAAAAATTATTTTTTTAGATTATAAAATAGAAAAAAAACTAGTCGATAATGAAGTACTAATTCATATAATATACGATACAAAATATCATAAAACCATAGCAGAGTTTTTTAAAGATATATTGGATAATAAAATAATATACAATAAAAAGTTTAAT
This Nitrosophilus labii DNA region includes the following protein-coding sequences:
- the dnaN gene encoding DNA polymerase III subunit beta; its protein translation is MKISVQKSILEQVLSQLQPFLEKKDTSQITSHVYIETDGTNITLKATDYEIGLKTKIEDVDIKEEGKATANGKKLLDIVRILKDEEIVLEQKEDTLFIKQGHSKFKLPIFDPLEYPIFPQIDNKPNISINSVEFVTSLKKVTPAIDTNNPKFELNGALIDIKEEFINIVATDTRRLALVKIQNSPKTTLALIIPKKAILEIQKLFLEDINIFYDETNLIIKSGNYLFFTKLINGKFPDYERIVPKDLRFQLNLPKDKMVEAIKQITTISNEIKLTFLKDRIIFKSLSEENIEAQTEIEVETPFEEKFVMAINSRYLLDFLANIEGNEFQMGLNEPELPFLLKNDNFLTIIMPIVI
- the gyrB gene encoding DNA topoisomerase (ATP-hydrolyzing) subunit B; translated protein: MEKNYGAEKIKVLKGLEAVRKRPGMYIGDTNINGLHHLIYEVVDNSIDEAMAGYCSKIDITLTKNGSAIISDNGRGIPVDIHPTEKIPAATVVLTVLHAGGKFEKEAYKVSGGLHGVGVSVVNALSKKLIMTIKRDGKIHRQEFEKGIPITDLIVIGETNRTGTTIEFWPDEDIFETVEFRYDILAKRFRELAYLNPNITITFKDEREDKKEVYHFEGGLKQFVEDLNRKTSITKPFFINEKIEDIEVDIALLYNDGYDEKVLSFVNNIRTPEGGTHESGFRAGLTRAISNYIAQNAGAKEKSVKITGDDVREGLVSVISVKVPEPQFEGQTKGKLGSSYVRPLVQKLTYEKLVKYFEENPIEAKTIMNKALAAARGREAAKKARELVRRKDAMSVGTLPGKLADCQSKDPAFSELYLVEGDSAGGSAKQGRDRVFQAILPLKGKILNVEKARLDKILKSDEIKNMITALGCGIGEEFDENKLRYHKIIIMTDADVDGSHIQTLLLTFFFRFLKPIVEKGYLYIAQPPLYRYKKGKKEVYLKDDTELNQFLIENGIDSLEVEGIGKYDLIDFFNLVAHYRMILKEIEKRYSLIEVVRYLIEHKDLLALENEKLFENIKEYLSTLDFNILSSDIDNEKIHLYVQTDEGLEEIIIDDELFTNPFYVEAVYIHEKIEERIPESLKDKDIIKVLEDVEKNAKKGAYIQRYKGLGEMNPEQLWETTMNPENRRLLRVTVENAETASDVFNLFMGDEVEPRKKYIEEHAKDVKHLDV
- a CDS encoding bifunctional diguanylate cyclase/phosphodiesterase; the protein is MLYSQEIERDARFKLALRIGIPILVLVSVIIFVIFKDGRFNLFNLSLLLLTIFSSIYFIFFMIYEGLSQKITDPISKAFNRETILKYLQKDLSTKDPYSIILISIDNLTDINERYGIEKGDKVLEKFAEIIDNYFKKRYGKVPIGHYKGGEFLIGVQNVQESIKFFLDEFIKRYDRTKIDDIDIKIFATLTDKNYSKDIKKVVEYLYQLYTDYQYIPKSKRVLIAQKKNIEANKFEKFIIDTVENKSLSIRFQPSFNLKTLRFDLIEIIVKLIDKDGSIIHPSQFIPVINRLGFEKRFDQILIEKVLKTIEEDKLPKNIYYSFNLSPFSIRDKKFTEDIKKIFSKFDVPKNSIVIELFENRLYKDIDYYKHVLDIYKKMGFKISFDNFGSLNASFEYIKEIEVDFIHFDKYYTKMIKDKIYHNLLKSWVNFFEEIGTKTVIKFIDDKNMIELFKNIGVDYIQGYAVANPLSSEELKRFLEDKYEIR
- the queF gene encoding preQ(1) synthase, which encodes MKYGEKEIKEFEPKKDLEIWPNKHKKNYKISITLPEFTCLCPRSGYPDFATIYLEYIPDEWVVELKAIKLYINSFRDRYISHEDSANEIFDTLFDKIKPKWMKITADFNPRGNVHTVIEIDSDKIEKIK
- a CDS encoding TonB-dependent receptor plug domain-containing protein; the protein is MIKNIVVFIFLITFIFADSDLNIEEDFLKTLNEISEIATKEKLNIDKTPSTVTVIRRDVILKSGAKNLFEILDLVPGIETSMSSSGKKQIIVRGNKSKYRDKIKLLINGIDVTNNLYSNQFYYYNFPAFLIKRIEIAKTPDSILYGSNAFMGVINVITLDEDEKSSFFIDTSDKKRYQLSLFEKIDFDDNPLLLDMHYYYSKPKILSDKTVKVDLYTHDFSIFRDEQVADTLEKNFGIGLLCKKENLTLDYRLQYYEKGSFFGISNIPSLKDDKKVKFTHQYLVFKHKNIKNDNLKIYIEGGIKNYIWKGEYRTMPYDLNPSYDPEKDLIVGGKIDELEYFLKSDLKYLNQNHNVTLGFLLKYAKPRDSYYIQYVEYFGDIKNQYNLGPYGEHLRGDLNVLKEGIDRKIFALYLEDLYEINKKFSLISGIRFDKFSDFGSNYSYKLGSVYNLDKKNSFKMMYNHSFRAPSWVELYSNAYFEFRGNDSLKQEKIDVIEFDFIHRFSERDILKLNIYYQKNIDSIQRVYDETRGKQYYDNIGNIEGKGVEFSYKKVINENSNFYGSFSYNHINTPLNLGLNGTREYLVKGYLDYEITDNLNSFTLIKYGSEIETPDIIKNIESYTTVDQIFTYKKKNITLQLGVKNVFNQKKYYWIEPTDIVANRYMFVPLNARIPDVGRELFVSFSKSW